From the Panulirus ornatus isolate Po-2019 chromosome 34, ASM3632096v1, whole genome shotgun sequence genome, the window TGGTTCCCTTTGAATCTCCTCAACTTGTCTGAATCTGTGCTCACGATAATCGACCATACTTTGCTTCCCAGGGTTCCTCTACCACCCAATAACACAATGTCCTTGCAGTAGATACTCTTTCCACGCTGGATTTAACTTCCTGTCTTAAACATTTAAAGAAAGGAGAACCTGTCACACCTGACAGTATAATCGCATTATTCAGGACCGACACTTAAGACCAACTGTGTGCTTATCAATTAGTTTTCATCTGATGCAAAGTCTTGATATGTGCTTATCTATCACTCCATACAGTGGCGAGagaatatgataatatatgaataataaaaatcAATTACATGTTGAAAACAGATGAATGATACGAACTGATTATACGTTGAAATTAAATAAATGACACGAACTGATTACACGTTGTCCTTCGTGTTGAACCAAACCCCCATTATCTAAACAGTATTGTATGTCTCACTGATAAAAGTTCAGATAAGAGAGAAAACAGCAGCAAAATGATGACtaccaaaattcttctctttcttgtccaaagAGGAACTGGTGGTAGTTATATTGCATCCTTGTCCCGACGCTTGATGCAGCATCCAACATTAAGCAAGACTGCTCTCAGTGCGGTATAACCACATACGTGAAATATTGAGAAGGTTAGGAGAAATCCTTCACTAGGTTTACACATCCTTGCTTGCCATCGCCTTCAAGTCTTTCCTTAGGATCTTGCCCGTGGCGTTCTTGGGTAAGCTGTCGACAAACCTGATGCCACCCTTAAGCTTTTTATACTCTGCCACTCGGGGCTCTAAGAACTTGTGGAGTTCCTCCTCCGTCACATTCTCTTGGCAGACGACATAGGCACGTGGGAGCTCTCCTGCCCTTTCGTCCTCCACGCCAACAACGCCCGCGTCCGTCACTGCCGGGTGCTTGAGGAGGAGGTCCTCCAGTTCTGACGGAGCGACCTGCCAGAGGAAATGATATGTGAGATGCACATCTCTCGTCAACTGGTGTTTAAGCTGTAAATAACTGGCAATACGTTGCAAAG encodes:
- the LOC139759810 gene encoding uncharacterized protein — protein: MTLHSLHLQLMTHYLNNPTATAETIDADGWLHTGDIAIHQDGFFSIVDRMKEIIKVKGFQVAPSELEDLLLKHPAVTDAGVVGVEDERAGELPRAYVVCQENVTEEELHKFLEPRVAEYKKLKGGIRFVDSLPKNATGKILRKDLKAMASKDV